One Bacillus solimangrovi genomic window carries:
- a CDS encoding ECF transporter S component translates to MTTRKLSILVTFIAFSIVGAMIKIPAVISSIALDSFPALAGSVLLGPVAGAIIGALGHLGSAFLGGLPLGPLHLLVAVEMAVIVFVFGYLYRSNKRMLAYSFFLISNGFVAAIPFGFIISWSFYVAFLPPLLIGTAVNLVIAIVALPRIQQATNVVLRRNA, encoded by the coding sequence ATGACAACGAGAAAACTATCAATCCTAGTCACTTTTATCGCATTTTCTATAGTTGGTGCCATGATCAAGATTCCAGCAGTCATTTCAAGTATTGCACTCGACAGTTTTCCAGCACTGGCAGGATCAGTACTACTCGGTCCTGTTGCTGGTGCTATTATAGGTGCACTTGGTCATTTAGGTTCAGCCTTTTTAGGTGGTTTACCACTTGGACCATTGCATCTACTCGTTGCAGTTGAAATGGCAGTAATCGTATTTGTGTTTGGTTATTTATATAGATCGAACAAACGTATGTTAGCATATAGCTTCTTCCTAATAAGTAATGGTTTTGTAGCAGCAATTCCATTCGGGTTCATAATAAGTTGGTCTTTTTATGTGGCGTTCTTACCACCTTTATTAATTGGTACAGCAGTTAACCTAGTTATAGCAATCGTTGCATTGCCAAGAATTCAACAAGCAACAAATGTCGTGTTGAGACGTAATGCGTGA
- a CDS encoding cob(I)yrinic acid a,c-diamide adenosyltransferase has translation MKLYTRTGDKGKTSLVGGRVDKDHIRVNAYGTIDELNSFIGQAMTQLQDERFTDIYQELEKIQHELFDGGSDLARVKIDPSNFKLKEDTVTYLEERIDDYIEEAPKLERFILPGGSPAAATIHIARTVARRAERTIVTLQREETINDNVLTYVNRLSDYLFAIARVINARLNVKDVEYERSALVFRRGKRKDKE, from the coding sequence ATGAAATTGTATACACGAACAGGTGATAAAGGTAAAACATCATTAGTTGGAGGTCGTGTTGATAAAGATCATATTCGAGTTAATGCATACGGTACGATTGATGAACTTAACAGTTTTATTGGTCAAGCGATGACACAACTACAAGATGAGAGATTTACTGACATTTATCAAGAACTAGAGAAGATTCAGCATGAATTATTTGATGGTGGTAGTGATTTAGCACGTGTGAAGATTGACCCTTCGAATTTCAAATTAAAAGAAGACACCGTTACATACCTTGAAGAGAGAATTGATGATTATATTGAAGAAGCACCTAAGTTAGAAAGGTTTATTCTACCAGGAGGTTCACCAGCAGCAGCGACGATTCATATTGCTCGTACTGTTGCACGTCGTGCTGAACGTACGATTGTAACACTTCAACGAGAAGAAACGATAAATGATAACGTCTTAACGTATGTTAATCGTTTATCGGATTATTTATTCGCAATTGCTCGTGTCATTAATGCACGACTAAATGTAAAAGATGTTGAATATGAACGAAGTGCATTAGTATTTCGCCGTGGGAAGAGGAAGGATAAAGAATGA
- a CDS encoding bifunctional adenosylcobinamide kinase/adenosylcobinamide-phosphate guanylyltransferase codes for MHFITGGVCQGKRRWVYEHYDLDSYSNWKWQSAFETDLKLPNESSVERIHVIEGIEVAFKQSLTLQVEECRDRWYHFFNAWCEWEREDHQLVIIGADISKGIVPIQKSERIWRDLTGWCYQDLVKRSDRFDVIWCGLNQTLKLKEEVR; via the coding sequence ATGCACTTTATTACAGGTGGTGTCTGCCAAGGAAAACGAAGATGGGTTTACGAGCATTACGACCTAGACAGTTATTCGAATTGGAAATGGCAATCAGCATTTGAGACAGATTTGAAGCTACCAAATGAATCGAGTGTAGAAAGGATACATGTAATTGAGGGAATTGAGGTAGCGTTCAAACAATCTTTAACATTACAAGTGGAAGAATGTCGAGATCGATGGTATCACTTCTTTAATGCTTGGTGTGAGTGGGAGCGAGAGGATCACCAGCTAGTAATAATCGGTGCTGATATTTCAAAGGGAATTGTCCCAATACAGAAGAGTGAGCGAATTTGGCGTGATCTAACGGGTTGGTGTTACCAAGACCTTGTGAAAAGATCAGATCGTTTTGATGTTATCTGGTGTGGTTTAAATCAAACATTGAAGTTAAAGGAGGAAGTTAGATGA